In the genome of Gordonia rubripertincta, one region contains:
- a CDS encoding ABC transporter ATP-binding protein — MSLASNGGSLTPAQLAATPDEHRKLATNALMRADDITAGYLPGINILEECNFFLNDGEIVGIIGPNGAGKSTLLKTLFGLIPVRKGSVTLRGDDITSAKAHVLVDKGVGYVPQTQNVFPALTIEENLEMGVYLRPKTFAKRFEFVSELFPLLSERRKIKAGALSGGERQMVAMGRALMMDPAVLLLDEPSAGLSPMFQDEVFIRCKAINATGVSIIMVEQNARRCLQICDRGYVLDQGRNAYTDTGSNLAKDPKIIELYLGTLAGSSEKKT, encoded by the coding sequence ATGAGCTTGGCATCGAACGGCGGCTCGCTGACGCCGGCTCAGCTCGCGGCCACTCCCGACGAACACCGCAAACTTGCCACGAACGCACTGATGCGGGCCGACGACATCACGGCCGGTTACCTTCCCGGGATCAACATCCTCGAGGAGTGCAACTTCTTCCTGAACGACGGGGAGATCGTGGGCATCATCGGGCCGAACGGCGCCGGTAAGTCGACGCTGCTCAAAACCCTGTTCGGGCTGATCCCGGTACGTAAGGGCTCGGTCACCCTGCGCGGCGACGACATCACCTCGGCCAAGGCACACGTTCTCGTCGACAAGGGTGTCGGATACGTCCCGCAGACGCAGAACGTGTTCCCGGCGTTGACGATCGAGGAGAACCTCGAGATGGGCGTGTACCTGCGCCCGAAGACCTTCGCCAAGCGGTTCGAGTTCGTCTCGGAGCTGTTCCCACTCTTGTCTGAGCGTCGGAAGATCAAGGCGGGCGCGCTGTCCGGCGGGGAACGGCAGATGGTCGCGATGGGCCGGGCCCTGATGATGGACCCGGCGGTCTTGCTGCTCGATGAGCCGTCGGCAGGCCTGTCCCCCATGTTCCAGGACGAGGTGTTCATCCGCTGCAAGGCGATCAACGCGACCGGCGTCTCGATCATCATGGTCGAGCAGAACGCCCGCCGCTGCCTCCAGATCTGCGACCGCGGTTACGTTCTCGACCAGGGTCGCAACGCCTACACCGACACCGGTAGCAACCTGGCGAAGGACCCCAAGATCATCGAGCTCTACCTGGGCACACTGGCCGGCAGCTCGGAGAAGAAGACCTAG
- a CDS encoding ABC transporter ATP-binding protein, with product MPDDGRHSAHDDEPSTPVGDAGIVVDETDPDVAATRATRRDLTTLSAPERSRLFAEVSPEPGSGKPDPIIVVDNISRTFGGIKAVQVDHLEVQRGAITGLIGPNGAGKTTFFNLITGFDKPDSGTWSLNGESLGRMVPHQVARRGMVRTFQLTKALSKMSVLDNVKLGATGQRGEHFLAALAPWTWRKQEAEITERAHELLRRFKLDAKADDFAGSLSGGQRKLLEMARALMTDPEIVMLDEPMAGVNPALTQSLLEHIKSLRDEGVTVVFVEHDMDVIRDISDWVVVMAQGQIIAESLPDRLGDNDAVVDAYLGGHHDQALEFDDQGQPVGATAVLAEQVGAAIEATLEEGGDLSEPVELPPVDPGRVGTDKKETE from the coding sequence AGACCGATCCCGACGTCGCCGCCACACGGGCGACGCGTCGCGATCTCACGACACTGTCGGCGCCCGAGCGCTCGCGACTGTTCGCGGAGGTGTCACCCGAACCGGGATCGGGAAAGCCCGACCCGATCATCGTGGTGGACAACATCTCCCGCACCTTCGGCGGCATCAAAGCGGTCCAGGTCGATCACCTCGAGGTGCAGCGCGGCGCCATCACCGGCCTCATCGGTCCCAACGGCGCCGGAAAGACCACGTTCTTCAACCTGATCACCGGTTTCGACAAGCCCGATTCCGGTACGTGGTCACTGAACGGCGAATCCCTCGGCCGGATGGTCCCGCACCAGGTCGCACGCCGCGGCATGGTCCGCACCTTCCAGCTGACCAAGGCGCTGTCGAAGATGTCGGTGCTCGACAACGTGAAGCTCGGCGCCACCGGCCAGCGCGGCGAGCACTTCCTCGCCGCCCTCGCCCCGTGGACCTGGCGCAAACAGGAAGCCGAGATCACCGAGCGCGCACACGAACTGCTGCGGCGGTTCAAGCTCGACGCCAAGGCCGACGACTTCGCCGGTTCGCTGTCCGGTGGTCAGCGCAAGCTGCTGGAGATGGCACGCGCGCTGATGACCGATCCCGAGATCGTGATGCTCGACGAGCCGATGGCGGGGGTGAACCCGGCCCTCACGCAAAGCCTGCTCGAACACATCAAGTCGCTGCGCGACGAAGGTGTGACCGTGGTCTTCGTCGAACACGACATGGACGTCATCCGCGACATCAGCGACTGGGTGGTGGTGATGGCCCAGGGCCAGATCATCGCCGAATCCCTGCCGGATCGCCTGGGCGACAACGATGCCGTCGTCGACGCATACCTCGGCGGACACCACGATCAGGCACTGGAGTTCGACGACCAGGGTCAACCCGTCGGTGCGACCGCGGTGCTCGCCGAACAGGTCGGGGCAGCCATCGAGGCCACTCTCGAAGAAGGTGGCGACCTCTCCGAGCCGGTCGAGTTGCCGCCCGTCGACCCGGGCAGGGTCGGAACAGACAAGAAGGAGACCGAGTGA